A single window of Grus americana isolate bGruAme1 chromosome 6, bGruAme1.mat, whole genome shotgun sequence DNA harbors:
- the CTLA4 gene encoding cytotoxic T-lymphocyte protein 4, which yields MLSILVTVGLLCTATATAAVMEVTQPAMVLANRQGVASLVCKYKHIGNAKEIRVTLLKQTGDRFTEICASTYTTEFKMFSVEEVIQCHVSPSRNNVTLTLTGLQANDTGLYICKMERMYPPPYFMNKGNGTHLYVIDPEPCPDTAIYLWVLGATASGFFLYSVIISAILVGKAIKRRRCLTTGVYVKMPSEKLEKKVIPFHITVN from the exons ATGCTCTCAATATTGGTCACCGTGGGCCTTCTCTGCACAGCCACTGCCACTGCTGCAG TAATGGAAGTGACTCAGCCAGCAATGGTGTTGGCGAACAGGCAAGGAGTCGCCAGCTTGGTGTGTAAATACAAGCACATTGGGAATGCAAAGGAAATTCGAGTGACTCTGCTTAAACAGACGGGTGACCGATTCACTGAAATCTGTGCTTCAACCTATACAACGGAGTTTAAAATGTTCAGTGTGGAAGAGGTCATTCAGTGCCATGTTAGCCCTAGCCGAAACAATGTGACCCTCACCCTCACTGGCTTGCAAGCTAATGATACTGGTCTTTACATCTGCAAGATGGAGCGGATGTACCCTCCACCTTATTTTATGAACAAGGGAAATGGGACGCATCTCTATGTCATTG ATCCAGAACCTTGCCCAGACACTGCCATATATCTCTGGGTATTAGGAGCTACTGCctcaggattttttctttacagtgtCATCATCTCAGCCATTCTCGTGGGCAAAGCG ATAAAGAGAAGACGATGTCTCACTACTGGGGTATATGTGAAAATGCCTTCTGAAAAGCTAGAGAAAAAAGTGATTCCATTCCACATCACTGTTAATTGA